The Aeoliella mucimassa genome includes the window GCGATGATGCCGACGCTGCGACCCAGAATGCGAGCGAAGCCGACCACCATGTTCATAGCGTGCCCGGCTTGAACCTCCAGCAGGTCGCCCTGGTCGACGATGCCGGCGATCACGTCCCGCACGTCGTACGACTGTTTGGTGTCGACCGGAACGACGTCGTTGAGCGCGGGGTTCGGATCGATGCTCTCGTCGGTCACGATTCGCGGCGCTTCGGTCAGGTTGTTCGAAGGCAGGAAGCTCAATAGTCGCCGGCAGAGGTAGAGCGCTTCTTCGTCGTCCTCGGCCACAAAGTGAACCACGCCCGAGTGGGCCATGTGGGCGTCGGCGCCGCCGAGGGCCTCGGCCGTAATGTCTTCGCCGGTGACCTGCTTAATGACCTGCGGCCCAGTGATGAACATCTGAGCCTTGCGAGTTTGGATCACGAAGTCGGTGAGCGCGGGCGAGTAAGCCGCCCCGCCGGCGCAGGGACCGCAGATCAGCGAGATTTGCGGCACCGCCCCCGACAGCAGCACGTTGCTGTAGAACACTTGGCCGTAGCCGGAGAGCGAGTCGATGCCCTCCTGCACGCGGGCGCCGCCCGAGTCGTTGATGAACACAAAGGGGCTGCCGGTCTTGAGCGAGCGGTGCATCGCGTCGGCCACTTTGAGCGAATGGACTTCGCCTGCCGAGCCACCGAGCACGCTGAAATCCTGGCTGGCCAGATGCACTAGCCGGCCATCAACCGACGCTGCCCCGGTTACGACGCCATCGGCTGCCGCTTCCTTATCGGCCATGCCGAGCTGGGTGGATCGATGTTGAGCGAATAAGCCGAACTCTTCAAAGCTATCGGCGTCGGCCAGCTTGGCGACTCGCTCGCGGGCGGTGAGCTTTCCCTGCGCTCGCTGCTTCTCGAGTCGCGCTTCCCCGCCGCCAGCTTCGAGCGCCTCGCGCTTTTTCTGCACTTCGGCAATCAAACTCTGCATCGTCTTAGTTGGCTTGGACACAGGTGTTCTCCGTACCTTCGATTACGTTCGATTCTTGCTCACGCGGGTTCGAC containing:
- a CDS encoding acyl-CoA carboxylase subunit beta, which translates into the protein MSKPTKTMQSLIAEVQKKREALEAGGGEARLEKQRAQGKLTARERVAKLADADSFEEFGLFAQHRSTQLGMADKEAAADGVVTGAASVDGRLVHLASQDFSVLGGSAGEVHSLKVADAMHRSLKTGSPFVFINDSGGARVQEGIDSLSGYGQVFYSNVLLSGAVPQISLICGPCAGGAAYSPALTDFVIQTRKAQMFITGPQVIKQVTGEDITAEALGGADAHMAHSGVVHFVAEDDEEALYLCRRLLSFLPSNNLTEAPRIVTDESIDPNPALNDVVPVDTKQSYDVRDVIAGIVDQGDLLEVQAGHAMNMVVGFARILGRSVGIIANQPAVMSGAIDIKAANKAARFIRFCNAFNIPLITFVDVPGYLPGVEQEYGGIIRNGAKLLFAYSAASVPKIQVILRKSYGGAHVAMSSRDLGADCVLAWPTAEVAVMGAEGAVEIVFRKEMQEAEDKAKTREELIARYREAFASPYVAAGRRLVDDIIEPASTRRHLARALEYLHSKRDHRPPKKHGLIPL